A window from Acidobacteriota bacterium encodes these proteins:
- the atpB gene encoding F0F1 ATP synthase subunit A: protein MEAAAAGGFDAGETIIHHIANNAEHPILHLPPVFGIDLSISKHVLMLWLVALVVFTLVTWIVRRRLARGPVPSGAGNALEAVVEYIRDSIVRPNVGERWVGTWAPLILTLFAFIFTANIIGLIPVFEVFTLLNHWVLHAGADSVFGRALHGGTTATANFNVTVGLALITFFAIIIAGTKAHGFINHCKNIVPRGMPWPIYLLLVPIEVLSMFVKPFTLTMRLAANMTGGHIGILAVLSLVFLFTEMMKNAMVGIGIGLAVSVPLAVAITGLELIVVLVQAYVFTLLSAVFIGMVIHVHH from the coding sequence GTGGAAGCGGCGGCAGCCGGGGGTTTCGACGCCGGCGAGACCATCATCCACCATATCGCCAACAACGCGGAGCACCCGATCCTGCACCTTCCCCCGGTTTTCGGGATCGACCTGTCGATCAGCAAGCATGTGCTGATGCTGTGGCTGGTCGCCCTGGTCGTCTTCACCCTCGTCACCTGGATCGTGCGCCGCCGCCTCGCGCGGGGGCCGGTCCCCTCCGGGGCGGGCAACGCCCTGGAAGCCGTCGTGGAGTATATCCGCGACTCCATCGTCCGGCCCAACGTGGGCGAGCGGTGGGTGGGCACCTGGGCCCCATTGATCCTGACCCTCTTCGCCTTCATCTTCACCGCCAACATCATCGGCCTGATCCCCGTCTTCGAGGTATTCACCCTCCTCAACCACTGGGTGCTGCACGCCGGGGCGGACTCGGTGTTCGGGCGCGCGCTCCACGGCGGGACCACGGCCACGGCCAACTTCAACGTGACGGTGGGCCTGGCCCTCATCACCTTCTTCGCCATCATCATCGCCGGGACGAAGGCCCACGGGTTCATCAACCACTGCAAGAACATCGTGCCCCGCGGCATGCCGTGGCCCATCTACCTCCTCCTGGTCCCGATCGAAGTGCTGAGCATGTTCGTCAAGCCCTTCACCCTGACCATGCGACTCGCGGCCAACATGACGGGCGGGCACATCGGCATCCTGGCCGTTCTGTCGCTCGTGTTCCTGTTCACCGAGATGATGAAGAACGCCATGGTCGGCATCGGCATCGGTCTTGCCGTCTCGGTACCGCTGGCCGTCGCCATCACCGGGCTCGAACTGATCGTGGTCCTGGTCCAGGCGTACGTGTTCACCCTGCTCTCGGCCGTATTCATCGGGATGGTCATCCATGTGCATCATTAA
- the atpF gene encoding F0F1 ATP synthase subunit B produces MNNPLVQPDPGLAIWTIVTFLVLLWLLARFAWRPLLRALDSRQETIRKSLEDARKAREEMEALGEESRRILRQAHADAEAIVAGSRAEAEKLREEIRLKAREDAEAVVRESRLRIETETARALREVRGEIADLSIEIASKLIGRNFTKEDQSALIEETLREIEAGPRPS; encoded by the coding sequence ATGAACAATCCCCTGGTTCAACCCGATCCCGGCCTGGCCATCTGGACCATCGTCACCTTCCTGGTGCTCCTCTGGCTGCTCGCCCGCTTCGCCTGGCGCCCGCTGCTGCGGGCGCTGGACTCGCGGCAGGAGACCATCCGGAAATCGCTCGAGGACGCCCGGAAGGCGCGCGAGGAGATGGAGGCGCTCGGCGAGGAGTCCCGCCGCATCCTCCGCCAGGCGCACGCCGACGCCGAGGCGATCGTCGCCGGCAGCCGCGCCGAGGCCGAGAAGCTGCGCGAGGAGATCCGGCTGAAGGCGCGCGAGGACGCCGAGGCCGTCGTCCGGGAGTCCCGGCTCCGGATCGAGACCGAGACCGCCCGCGCGCTCCGCGAGGTCCGGGGCGAGATCGCGGATCTCTCGATCGAGATCGCCTCCAAGCTGATCGGGCGCAACTTCACCAAGGAAGACCAGAGCGCGCTGATCGAGGAAACCCTCAGGGAGATCGAAGCCGGGCCCCGCCCGTCCTGA
- a CDS encoding ATP synthase F0 subunit C, translating into MKKTGIFRGALLAAFLLAALAFVAAPVYAQDGGAPAVVPVWHYFGAALGLGLIVIGAALGIGKFAAAAAESIARQPAAAAQISGAVNLPLFLLEGVAIIAEVFVLLIVLLK; encoded by the coding sequence ATGAAGAAGACAGGCATTTTCCGCGGCGCCCTGCTCGCGGCCTTCCTGCTGGCCGCGCTCGCCTTCGTGGCCGCCCCCGTCTACGCCCAGGACGGCGGGGCCCCGGCCGTAGTCCCCGTGTGGCACTACTTCGGCGCCGCCCTCGGGCTGGGCCTCATCGTCATCGGCGCCGCCCTCGGCATCGGCAAGTTCGCGGCGGCCGCCGCGGAGAGCATCGCCCGGCAGCCCGCGGCCGCCGCCCAGATCAGCGGCGCCGTCAACCTCCCGCTCTTCCTGCTGGAAGGGGTCGCCATCATCGCCGAGGTCTTCGTGCTCCTCATCGTGCTGCTGAAGTAG